Proteins encoded within one genomic window of uncultured Desulfobacter sp.:
- a CDS encoding radical SAM protein, whose translation MNIDTSHNIGCAGNFEFSKQKIDDALACNRLLSMEVELSLRCNFHCTYCYVPHDSYFDDELSLDEIFEVILQAKALGAGKIILLGGEPSIYPHIREVIAFLHKHSLETEMFTNGTGITPDFARELRATGVRVVLKMNSFHEGRQDALAGKKGAFHIIHNALGNLKSAGYPAKDAFLALSTIICRQNRDELTDLWTWIRDNNMAPYFEIITPQGQAKNNASLELTPLELKAVFDEICAVDRERYSIEWDPQPPLMGNQCMRHQFSCTITSIGNVQPCVGITKAIGNIRKTRLKDILEHSRELKMLKNHHQTIKGFCRTCEKNDTCYGCRGAAFQVTGDILASDPLCWRNPDNLKRHR comes from the coding sequence ATGAATATAGATACCAGCCACAACATCGGTTGTGCCGGAAACTTTGAATTTTCCAAACAAAAAATTGATGATGCGTTAGCCTGCAATCGGCTTCTCTCCATGGAGGTGGAATTAAGCCTGCGGTGCAATTTTCACTGCACCTACTGCTATGTACCCCATGATTCCTACTTTGATGATGAACTCAGCCTTGACGAAATCTTTGAAGTAATCCTGCAGGCCAAAGCACTTGGCGCCGGAAAAATTATCCTGTTGGGCGGCGAGCCCAGTATCTACCCCCATATCCGGGAAGTTATTGCATTTTTACACAAACACAGTCTTGAAACGGAAATGTTTACCAACGGCACCGGCATTACCCCGGATTTTGCCAGGGAACTTAGGGCAACAGGCGTCAGGGTTGTCCTAAAAATGAACTCCTTTCATGAGGGCAGACAGGATGCACTTGCAGGAAAAAAAGGGGCATTTCACATTATCCACAATGCCTTAGGCAACCTCAAATCGGCAGGCTATCCTGCCAAAGACGCCTTCCTGGCCCTGAGCACCATCATCTGCCGCCAGAACCGTGATGAACTGACCGACCTGTGGACCTGGATCAGGGACAACAATATGGCGCCCTATTTTGAAATCATCACCCCCCAGGGCCAGGCAAAAAACAATGCATCCCTTGAACTCACCCCCCTGGAACTGAAAGCCGTGTTTGATGAAATCTGTGCCGTCGACCGGGAGCGTTACAGCATTGAATGGGACCCCCAGCCACCGCTCATGGGCAACCAGTGCATGCGCCACCAGTTTTCCTGCACAATCACGTCCATCGGCAATGTCCAACCCTGCGTGGGCATTACAAAAGCAATCGGAAATATACGAAAAACGCGTCTTAAGGATATTCTGGAGCACTCCCGGGAACTTAAAATGCTGAAAAACCACCATCAGACCATTAAGGGATTCTGCCGAACCTGTGAAAAAAACGACACCTGTTACGGATGCCGTGGGGCAGCCTTCCAGGTCACCGGCGATATCCTGGCTTCGGACCCTTTGTGCTGGCGAAACCCGGATAACCTTAAACGTCATCGTTAA
- a CDS encoding PAS domain-containing protein, with product MGKIQSAFQISKKQDAPIYTTAAKNAESLFVNKDAVIKAGSPEQHDVYLDSRYYTIAGYEPNAFEGTFAEIDKRIHPDDLERVRLSFRRYIAGELESFEAPFRFLRKDGKLTIIQGTVIDITERKQRESEMCSLRNYLSIFLLVANGVEGAVIRVDDITDQVRMEEMMIQSEKMLTVGGLAAGMAHEINNPLASMLQTANVMQNRLNSRLDIPANQKTAEKAGITLEGLEQFMEARSIPRMLETIVTSGKRVAEMVVESEPGAGAKFIIRLPLRKNKPNTGKDLFL from the coding sequence TTGGGCAAGATTCAAAGCGCATTCCAGATTTCAAAAAAACAGGATGCACCCATTTATACTACAGCCGCAAAAAACGCTGAGAGCTTGTTCGTTAATAAAGATGCGGTTATCAAGGCAGGATCTCCAGAGCAGCATGACGTTTATCTTGATTCCCGCTATTACACCATTGCTGGATATGAACCCAATGCATTTGAAGGCACATTTGCTGAAATTGATAAACGGATTCACCCCGATGACCTTGAGCGGGTTCGATTGAGCTTTCGCCGGTATATAGCCGGGGAATTGGAGAGCTTTGAAGCCCCGTTCAGATTTCTGCGTAAAGACGGCAAGTTGACCATCATTCAAGGCACTGTGATTGATATCACGGAACGAAAACAACGGGAATCAGAGATGTGCAGCCTGCGCAACTATCTGAGTATTTTCCTCCTTGTTGCCAACGGGGTGGAAGGTGCCGTGATCCGGGTGGATGATATCACGGACCAGGTACGCATGGAAGAGATGATGATCCAAAGCGAAAAGATGCTTACCGTGGGAGGGCTTGCCGCCGGCATGGCCCATGAGATAAACAATCCCCTGGCCAGTATGCTGCAGACTGCCAACGTTATGCAGAATCGCCTCAACAGTCGTCTTGATATCCCGGCAAATCAAAAAACGGCGGAAAAGGCGGGTATAACCTTGGAAGGCCTCGAACAGTTCATGGAGGCCAGAAGCATCCCCCGCATGCTGGAAACCATCGTCACCTCAGGCAAACGGGTGGCGGAGATGGTTGTAGAATCAGAGCCGGGTGCCGGGGCAAAATTCATCATCCGCCTGCCTCTCAGAAAAAACAAACCCAACACTGGAAAAGACCTTTTCCTATGA
- a CDS encoding HDOD domain-containing protein produces MAYLIEIEDIIENAGSLLTLPDICMQIKRLVADPASSVDDLAGLISKDPALTARLLKIVNSPIYYFPRKISSVSEAIPLIGADQLYNLALATTAAAIIQTVGGSYIEMKTLWKKAVYSAIFAKSLSPNKSGDGENLFVAGLLSDIGALAIVKHAPAIALTAIGAPRKGQFPWQREKEVLGFTVAEVSGALLTSWNLSDEIAVPVGCQHAPDKGQHHVVSCCILHIATRLAAETIDKNQGQTLDYRKAIQKKPLAQLGMDHKDIDTKVSEVNEIAPDILNIFII; encoded by the coding sequence TTGGCTTATTTAATTGAAATAGAGGACATTATAGAGAATGCAGGGTCCTTGTTGACGCTGCCGGATATCTGTATGCAGATCAAACGGCTCGTGGCCGATCCAGCGTCATCAGTGGATGATCTTGCCGGGCTGATCTCTAAAGATCCGGCACTGACAGCAAGATTATTAAAAATAGTGAACAGCCCAATTTACTATTTCCCGCGAAAAATTTCTTCTGTTTCTGAAGCAATTCCCCTGATTGGCGCTGACCAACTTTATAATTTAGCGCTGGCGACAACCGCTGCCGCGATTATTCAAACGGTTGGGGGAAGCTATATCGAAATGAAAACGCTTTGGAAAAAGGCCGTCTACTCAGCGATTTTCGCCAAATCCTTAAGCCCGAACAAATCAGGTGACGGTGAAAATCTTTTTGTTGCAGGGCTGCTGAGTGATATTGGCGCATTGGCAATTGTGAAACATGCTCCGGCAATTGCTTTAACCGCCATAGGTGCCCCCAGGAAAGGACAATTTCCCTGGCAGCGGGAAAAAGAGGTGCTTGGGTTTACCGTGGCCGAAGTCAGCGGGGCATTACTTACGTCCTGGAACCTGTCTGATGAGATTGCCGTTCCTGTTGGCTGCCAACACGCACCTGACAAAGGACAGCATCATGTTGTCTCCTGCTGCATTCTCCATATTGCCACAAGACTGGCGGCAGAGACCATTGATAAAAATCAGGGGCAGACCTTAGATTATCGAAAAGCCATACAGAAAAAACCTTTGGCGCAATTGGGAATGGACCATAAGGATATAGACACAAAGGTATCAGAAGTAAATGAAATTGCTCCGGACATACTAAATATATTCATAATATAA
- a CDS encoding HD domain-containing phosphohydrolase yields the protein MMDELILKEEDNTRKNDDRYLPWKILVVDDEEGVHQVTKLALKNFTFDNRRLKFLHAYSAAQAIEILVEHPNIAIVLLDVVMESEHAGLRLVKKIREEIKNTNTRIVLRTGQPGQAPEQEVIQNYDINDYKTKTELTANKLFTLMYATLRSYRDIITLEKSRKGLEKLIVASRGISSRVALAQFIRVTVEQLTNLLNIEETTIFSCKVTGYILSEQCLEVYASENPLGSNCIHIADLPDGKRDIILSAITEQTNIFEKDRFVVYCSNSSQIVLFFAQINQVLSDLDVRLLNIFTENLIVTLENIQLNETITDSQKEMVYRLGEVVESRSKETGNHVKRMAHYSELLALLVGLDKTEAELVKTASPMHDIGKIAIPDAILTKPGKLNAEEWAIVKTHPQRGYEILEHSSLTVMNISAVIALTHHEKWDGSGYPEGLKGTDIHIYGRITAIADVFDALGSERCYKKAWSLDKIISLFKSEKGKHFDPLLTDLFLENLDNFLVIRDKFIDYNTRG from the coding sequence ATGATGGATGAACTTATATTAAAAGAAGAAGACAATACCCGGAAAAATGACGACAGGTATTTACCATGGAAGATTTTGGTAGTAGATGACGAGGAAGGCGTTCATCAGGTCACAAAACTGGCGCTTAAAAATTTCACTTTTGATAACAGAAGATTAAAATTTCTCCATGCCTATTCCGCCGCCCAGGCCATTGAAATCCTTGTTGAGCACCCTAATATAGCCATCGTTTTACTCGATGTGGTCATGGAGTCAGAACATGCCGGATTAAGGCTGGTAAAAAAAATCCGGGAAGAGATCAAAAATACGAACACCCGGATTGTTCTGAGAACCGGTCAGCCGGGACAGGCACCGGAGCAAGAGGTTATTCAAAACTATGATATCAACGACTACAAGACCAAAACCGAACTGACTGCGAACAAGTTGTTTACCCTGATGTATGCAACATTAAGATCCTACCGTGATATCATTACCCTTGAAAAAAGTCGAAAGGGCCTGGAAAAACTTATTGTTGCCTCAAGGGGCATTTCATCAAGGGTGGCGCTGGCCCAATTTATACGCGTGACGGTTGAGCAATTGACCAATCTTCTTAACATTGAAGAAACCACCATTTTTTCCTGCAAGGTCACAGGATATATCCTTTCAGAGCAGTGCCTGGAGGTGTATGCGTCGGAAAACCCTCTTGGATCCAACTGTATCCATATTGCTGATTTACCGGATGGTAAACGGGACATCATTTTATCGGCGATTACAGAGCAAACAAATATTTTTGAAAAGGACAGATTTGTTGTGTACTGCTCAAATAGCAGTCAAATTGTTCTGTTTTTTGCCCAGATAAATCAGGTCCTGTCCGATCTTGATGTTCGTTTGCTTAACATATTTACGGAAAACCTCATTGTCACGCTGGAGAACATTCAGCTCAATGAGACAATCACCGACAGCCAAAAGGAAATGGTTTACCGGTTGGGAGAGGTTGTCGAATCCCGTTCCAAGGAAACCGGAAACCATGTGAAGCGGATGGCACATTACTCAGAGCTGCTTGCCTTGCTGGTGGGTCTGGATAAAACCGAAGCAGAGTTAGTCAAAACAGCTTCGCCAATGCATGATATTGGTAAAATTGCAATTCCCGATGCAATTTTGACCAAACCAGGCAAATTGAATGCCGAGGAATGGGCGATTGTGAAGACCCATCCGCAACGGGGGTACGAAATACTCGAACACTCCTCTCTGACTGTAATGAACATCAGTGCCGTCATTGCTTTGACGCATCATGAAAAATGGGATGGCAGTGGTTATCCGGAAGGGCTGAAAGGCACTGATATTCATATTTATGGCAGGATAACCGCCATTGCCGATGTCTTTGATGCCCTGGGAAGTGAGCGCTGTTATAAAAAGGCCTGGTCCCTTGATAAAATTATATCACTTTTCAAAAGTGAAAAAGGTAAACATTTTGATCCCCTGTTAACGGATCTGTTTCTTGAGAATCTGGATAATTTTTTGGTAATCAGGGACAAATTTATTGATTACAATACGAGAGGCTAA
- a CDS encoding response regulator, whose product MSDTVSNNPPLILTIDDEKVIRNNFKDILEDNGYEVIQAENGRTGLEKIRKHKPDLILCDLQMPEMNGLEVVRTVKKEFQKIPILIVSGAGVLDDAIEAVRAGAWDYLVKPIFNLDILLQAVEKALDRAKLIAENEAYQKNLEKQTVKLQQEIEERKRTEQQLVQSEKMAALGDLVAGVAHEINTPLGIGVTGISYLNDATTVFKKRFSTGDATKTDLEKFLEDCEEACQVTLSNLNRAAKLVAGFKQIAVDQSSDEKRIFNIKQYIDEILFSLYPRIKKTRHTVNVDVPEDLKLNSYPGAFSQILTNLVMNSLLHGFEGIEAGQITITVKKENHSIILCYEDNGKGMTKEHQKRIFDPFFTTKRGAGGTGLGMHLVFNLVSKKLNGQISCTSAVNKGTFFTITVPMRNIEK is encoded by the coding sequence ATGTCGGATACAGTATCAAACAACCCGCCGCTGATACTCACAATCGATGATGAAAAAGTCATCCGCAATAATTTCAAGGATATCCTTGAAGATAACGGATATGAGGTTATCCAGGCGGAAAACGGCCGTACCGGTTTGGAAAAGATCCGGAAACACAAGCCGGACCTCATTCTGTGTGATCTTCAGATGCCTGAGATGAATGGCCTTGAAGTGGTCCGCACCGTAAAAAAAGAATTTCAAAAAATCCCCATACTGATTGTTTCAGGCGCAGGGGTTTTAGATGATGCCATTGAAGCAGTTCGGGCAGGTGCCTGGGATTATCTGGTGAAACCCATCTTCAATCTGGACATTCTGCTCCAGGCGGTTGAAAAAGCATTGGATCGTGCCAAGCTCATTGCTGAGAATGAAGCCTACCAAAAAAATCTTGAAAAACAGACGGTCAAGCTTCAGCAAGAGATAGAAGAAAGAAAACGAACAGAGCAGCAACTTGTGCAGTCAGAAAAAATGGCCGCCCTTGGAGATCTGGTGGCGGGTGTTGCCCATGAGATTAACACGCCCCTTGGGATTGGGGTAACCGGCATCTCATATCTAAATGATGCAACCACCGTTTTTAAAAAACGGTTCTCAACCGGTGACGCCACCAAAACGGATCTTGAAAAATTCCTGGAAGATTGTGAAGAGGCCTGCCAGGTTACCCTTTCCAATCTTAACCGTGCGGCGAAACTGGTGGCGGGATTCAAACAGATTGCGGTTGACCAGTCCAGTGATGAAAAACGAATTTTTAATATAAAACAGTATATTGATGAAATTTTATTCAGTCTCTACCCACGCATAAAAAAAACCAGACATACGGTAAATGTGGATGTGCCTGAAGATCTGAAGCTAAACAGTTATCCGGGAGCGTTCTCCCAGATATTGACCAATCTTGTGATGAATTCGCTGCTCCATGGCTTTGAAGGTATTGAGGCAGGACAGATTACCATTACCGTTAAAAAAGAGAACCATTCAATCATTCTTTGCTATGAAGATAATGGTAAAGGTATGACCAAAGAGCATCAAAAAAGAATCTTTGATCCTTTTTTTACCACCAAACGCGGCGCAGGCGGCACCGGACTTGGAATGCACCTGGTATTTAACCTTGTCAGTAAAAAGCTGAATGGCCAAATTAGTTGTACAAGTGCCGTGAATAAGGGCACATTCTTTACCATCACCGTTCCTATGCGTAATATAGAAAAATAA
- a CDS encoding glycosyl hydrolase family 28-related protein, which produces MAKQISRVKKGSVCVDETAEKWTPAVWTDFVRNGPTGNRLPDFSRAGYGLGEKTIPQIKKPVFDVTHARFGAVPDDGKEDTLAIQAAIDAAAAAGGGVVSLPKGRYDIHQTKVSPYLQIRSDGIVLRGQGSGQSGTILFMGAPGDEGPVRRLGTVSAQIEARHHTALAVLGAEDGNELAAYTKDVVRGQKDIQVTDTGKFSVGQIVTIVCKDPLIDPAHPAPNKADIPVQLTTPFTLSPVQTDTFGPAVQTLSWIAGIEKIIDAHTIRLTRPARFDQPLRYTPKIFSFNGIQDVGIEHLRIESAWPGGYRHHKPFQDADGKIIRTAKEQDYLWGGIWISSAVNGWVQDVTFADMTQGIILSRSAQWTLKELTFTGQEGHAGITIGWANDNLVKKVEFHARLVHPVTLTMTASGNVITDCTTHYESKNLHSGTDMAMDFHGIFPYENLFEKMKGFYVCPGGDLSVMPHAGVRNVFWNIEAPAKITGYGEYAKDSFVQTYDFASTSSKTPATMYEHYPQAFYIGIHRRGDRPVTLAGSTEDRHTRWMTVEGLNRPGMVVPSLYELQKQNSQATGFKRPCL; this is translated from the coding sequence ATGGCGAAACAAATATCCAGAGTAAAAAAGGGATCTGTTTGTGTAGATGAAACAGCAGAAAAATGGACACCTGCCGTGTGGACGGATTTTGTCAGGAACGGCCCCACAGGTAACCGCCTTCCGGATTTTTCGAGGGCCGGGTATGGTCTGGGGGAAAAAACAATACCCCAAATAAAAAAACCGGTGTTTGATGTGACCCATGCGCGGTTCGGCGCTGTTCCGGATGACGGCAAAGAAGACACGTTGGCAATCCAGGCAGCCATAGATGCTGCGGCAGCAGCCGGCGGCGGTGTTGTGTCTTTGCCCAAAGGCCGATACGATATTCATCAGACAAAAGTATCTCCTTATCTTCAAATTCGTTCAGATGGTATCGTTTTGCGGGGGCAGGGCTCGGGGCAAAGCGGAACCATACTTTTCATGGGGGCGCCGGGAGACGAGGGGCCGGTCCGGCGTCTGGGAACCGTTTCAGCCCAAATAGAAGCCCGGCATCATACGGCGTTAGCCGTCCTTGGTGCTGAGGATGGTAATGAATTGGCCGCGTATACAAAGGACGTGGTCCGGGGGCAAAAAGATATCCAGGTGACCGATACCGGAAAATTTTCTGTGGGACAGATCGTGACTATCGTATGCAAAGATCCCCTCATCGACCCCGCTCATCCGGCACCCAATAAAGCGGATATCCCTGTGCAACTGACCACACCGTTTACACTCAGCCCTGTTCAGACCGACACATTCGGACCTGCGGTCCAAACGCTTTCCTGGATCGCGGGCATTGAAAAGATTATCGATGCCCATACCATCCGCCTGACCCGTCCGGCCAGGTTTGATCAGCCCCTGCGCTACACCCCTAAAATTTTTTCTTTCAACGGCATTCAGGACGTCGGTATCGAACACCTGCGCATTGAAAGTGCATGGCCCGGTGGGTACCGGCACCACAAACCGTTTCAGGATGCGGATGGGAAAATTATCCGTACCGCCAAGGAGCAGGACTATCTGTGGGGCGGTATTTGGATCAGCAGCGCCGTGAACGGATGGGTACAGGATGTGACCTTTGCCGATATGACCCAGGGAATTATCCTCAGCCGATCCGCCCAATGGACGCTCAAGGAGTTGACATTCACAGGTCAGGAAGGTCATGCCGGCATTACCATCGGTTGGGCAAACGATAACCTGGTAAAAAAGGTCGAGTTCCATGCCCGACTGGTTCATCCGGTAACACTGACAATGACGGCATCAGGGAACGTTATCACAGACTGCACGACGCATTATGAAAGCAAAAATCTGCATTCCGGCACGGATATGGCCATGGATTTTCACGGCATTTTTCCTTATGAAAATTTATTTGAAAAAATGAAAGGCTTCTATGTCTGCCCTGGCGGTGATTTGAGCGTGATGCCCCATGCCGGCGTAAGAAATGTTTTCTGGAACATTGAGGCCCCTGCAAAGATCACCGGCTACGGAGAATATGCAAAAGATTCCTTCGTACAAACCTATGATTTTGCAAGTACCTCATCAAAAACGCCTGCAACCATGTATGAACATTATCCCCAGGCGTTTTACATTGGTATCCATCGGCGGGGTGATCGTCCCGTCACCCTGGCCGGATCAACCGAAGACCGCCATACCCGGTGGATGACGGTGGAAGGATTGAATCGCCCAGGTATGGTTGTTCCTTCCCTTTATGAACTGCAAAAACAGAATTCACAGGCCACCGGGTTTAAACGGCCTTGCTTATGA